One segment of Aquimarina sp. BL5 DNA contains the following:
- a CDS encoding penicillin-binding protein 1A, translated as MAKATPKSTRKTSKAPQLDVIKYIKWFWITFASGIFLVILIFLFASWGYFGEMPGFDELENPQNDLATQIISSDGKQIGTFFKENRTPVNFEDLAPDLVNALVSTEDARYYEHSGIDARGTIRAFAFLGKKGGASTITQQLAKLLFTGTRSKGWQRYTQKIKEWVIATRLERQYTKDEIMAMYLNKYDFLNQAIGISSASRIYFNKTPKELKKEEAAVLVGMLKNSSLFNPLRRPELVKNRRDVVLSQMAKYDFITTQEKDSLQQLPLNLDYAPEGHSDGIATYFREYVRSWMGNWVKKNPKGEDEDGNPEYYNIYRDGLRINVTIDSRMQKYAEEAVQEHMSNLQKEFDKQEQKNKTAPFRDLTKSEVEGIVKRAIRSSARRKKMLSQNKSEEDILKSFDVKAEMKIFSWKGYIDTIMTPRDSILYYKRFLRSGMMSMEPQTGQVKAWVGGVDIKHFQYDHVYQGARQVGSTFKPFVYATAIDQLKLSPCDTLPMSQITIPAGSHGVMEDWTPKNSDAKYTGYLSLKEALAKSVNTISARLMDRIGPEPIVRLAKKSGVASEVIEVASIALGSVDLKLSEMVGAYGTFANEGIYNKPVMITSVEDKNGTTLYQFEPETRDVISKEAAYVTLNLLEGVTQSGSGARLRSGPSNRYDYKNVVTGYPYQFTNPIAGKTGTTQNQSDGWFMGIVPNLCTGVWVGGDDRATHFSSVKYGQGATMALPIWALYMRKCYADKTLKVSKGGFKKPENLTIEVDCKEFKKNIKIEDPIEDEFGL; from the coding sequence ATGGCTAAAGCAACACCAAAATCAACAAGAAAAACATCAAAAGCCCCCCAATTAGATGTAATTAAATATATAAAGTGGTTTTGGATCACTTTTGCGTCGGGGATATTTTTGGTAATACTAATATTCCTTTTTGCTAGTTGGGGATATTTTGGAGAAATGCCAGGTTTTGATGAATTAGAAAACCCTCAAAATGATTTAGCAACTCAGATTATTTCCTCTGATGGGAAGCAAATAGGAACTTTTTTTAAAGAAAACAGAACACCTGTTAATTTTGAAGATTTGGCTCCTGACTTGGTTAATGCTTTAGTTTCTACGGAAGATGCACGCTATTATGAACATTCAGGTATAGATGCAAGAGGAACGATTCGTGCTTTTGCCTTTTTAGGAAAAAAAGGAGGAGCAAGTACCATTACACAACAGCTGGCAAAGCTTCTTTTTACTGGAACAAGATCAAAAGGATGGCAACGATATACCCAAAAAATTAAAGAGTGGGTAATCGCTACTCGATTAGAAAGACAGTATACCAAGGATGAGATCATGGCAATGTATCTCAATAAATATGATTTCCTTAATCAGGCAATAGGTATAAGTTCTGCCTCAAGAATTTATTTTAATAAAACGCCTAAAGAACTTAAGAAAGAAGAAGCAGCAGTACTAGTTGGGATGTTAAAGAATTCTTCGCTTTTTAATCCTTTAAGAAGGCCAGAATTAGTAAAAAACAGACGCGATGTGGTTCTATCTCAGATGGCAAAGTATGATTTTATTACTACTCAAGAAAAAGATAGTTTACAACAATTACCATTAAACCTAGATTATGCACCAGAAGGTCATTCTGATGGAATAGCGACCTATTTTAGGGAATATGTAAGAAGTTGGATGGGGAATTGGGTGAAAAAAAACCCAAAAGGAGAAGATGAAGACGGAAACCCTGAGTATTATAACATCTATAGAGATGGCTTAAGAATTAATGTTACAATTGATTCAAGAATGCAGAAATATGCTGAAGAAGCTGTTCAAGAGCATATGTCTAACTTACAAAAAGAGTTTGATAAACAGGAACAAAAAAATAAAACAGCGCCTTTTAGGGATTTGACTAAAAGTGAAGTTGAAGGTATTGTAAAAAGAGCGATTAGAAGTTCTGCCCGAAGAAAGAAAATGTTATCTCAGAATAAAAGTGAAGAAGATATTTTAAAATCTTTTGATGTTAAGGCAGAGATGAAAATATTTTCCTGGAAAGGATATATCGATACTATTATGACTCCTAGGGATTCTATTTTATATTATAAAAGATTTTTGAGATCAGGTATGATGTCTATGGAGCCTCAGACAGGCCAAGTTAAAGCTTGGGTTGGTGGTGTAGATATAAAGCATTTTCAGTATGATCACGTATATCAAGGAGCACGTCAGGTAGGTTCTACGTTTAAACCTTTTGTATATGCTACAGCAATAGATCAACTTAAATTATCTCCCTGCGATACGTTACCAATGTCCCAGATCACAATTCCTGCTGGATCACATGGTGTAATGGAAGATTGGACTCCAAAGAACAGTGATGCTAAGTATACGGGATACTTAAGTCTTAAAGAAGCGCTTGCAAAATCTGTGAATACGATTTCAGCACGTTTAATGGATAGAATAGGACCTGAACCTATTGTAAGATTAGCAAAGAAATCTGGGGTGGCATCGGAAGTTATAGAAGTGGCATCGATAGCATTAGGATCTGTAGACCTGAAGTTATCCGAGATGGTAGGTGCATATGGTACTTTTGCCAATGAAGGGATTTATAATAAACCAGTAATGATTACTAGTGTTGAGGATAAAAATGGTACAACATTGTATCAGTTTGAACCAGAAACACGTGATGTCATAAGTAAAGAAGCGGCTTATGTAACGCTAAACCTTTTAGAAGGAGTTACGCAGTCAGGATCTGGAGCGCGTTTACGATCTGGACCTTCAAATAGATATGACTATAAGAATGTAGTAACAGGATATCCTTATCAGTTTACAAATCCAATTGCTGGTAAAACAGGAACAACTCAGAATCAAAGTGATGGTTGGTTTATGGGGATAGTTCCTAATCTTTGTACCGGTGTTTGGGTTGGAGGAGATGACCGTGCAACTCACTTTAGTTCTGTGAAATATGGGCAAGGAGCTACAATGGCATTGCCAATATGGGCACTATATATGAGAAAGTGTTATGCCGATAAAACGCTAAAAGTATCAAAGGGTGGATTTAAAAAACCTGAGAATCTTACTATAGAAGTGGATTGTAAAGAGTTTAAGAAGAATATAAAAATAGAAGATCCTATAGAAGATGAATTTGGTCTTTAG
- a CDS encoding gliding motility lipoprotein GldH, whose translation MINLRFLTLLFLLISIVSCDDTRVFDEYKTVSDSWEKDEKISFALPELDSLQGYNLFINVRNTNDYKFSNLFLISEMEFPNGKIVTDTLEYEMAKPNGEWLGVGFTDLKESKLWYKENVNFAEKGVYKVVLQHAMRKNGETLGINSLEGITDIGFRIEFAENPK comes from the coding sequence ATGATAAATCTTAGGTTTTTAACATTACTTTTTCTGTTAATAAGTATTGTTTCTTGTGATGACACAAGAGTTTTTGATGAATATAAAACAGTATCAGATTCTTGGGAAAAAGATGAAAAGATAAGTTTCGCCTTACCAGAACTTGATTCATTACAAGGATATAACCTATTCATTAATGTAAGAAACACGAACGATTATAAGTTTAGTAATTTGTTTTTGATTAGTGAGATGGAGTTTCCCAATGGCAAAATAGTTACAGATACTTTAGAATATGAAATGGCAAAACCAAATGGAGAATGGTTAGGTGTTGGTTTTACGGATCTAAAAGAAAGTAAACTTTGGTATAAAGAAAATGTAAATTTTGCAGAAAAAGGAGTATACAAAGTAGTGCTTCAACATGCAATGAGAAAAAATGGAGAGACGCTCGGAATAAATTCTTTGGAAGGAATTACTGATATAGGTTTTAGAATAGAATTTGCAGAAAACCCTAAATAA